From a region of the Phoenix dactylifera cultivar Barhee BC4 unplaced genomic scaffold, palm_55x_up_171113_PBpolish2nd_filt_p 000300F, whole genome shotgun sequence genome:
- the LOC103719136 gene encoding uncharacterized protein LOC103719136 — protein MHKGRSPEPLDFFIWTVEDVGLWLEDINLGSYRQVFEDNGVNGEYLESLSMFTTEQILRFIRRCHMKWGDFITLCKELRRIKVACLKGEQEIRRPWWAPSCLSVVFVRVARRNRQSRVVSLKLES, from the exons ATGCACAAGGGGCGGTCTCCGGAGCCTTTAGATTTCTTCATCTGGACGGTCGAG GATGTTGGGTTGTGGCTGGAAGACATAAATCTTGGTAGCTACCGTCAGGTTTTTGAAGATAATGGTGTCAATGGGGAGTACTTAGAGAGCTTATCTATGTTCACAACAGAACAGATTCTGCGGTTTATCAGGCGGTGCCACATGAAGTGGGGAGATTTTATTACACTCTGCAAGGAGTTACGGCGCATTAAAG TTGCTTGCCTGAAAGGAGAGCAAGAGATCCGCAGGCCATGGTGGGCTCCATCATGCTTATCAGTGGTGTTTGTTAGGGTTGCCAGGCGCAACAGACAATCTCGGGTTGTCTCCTTGAAGCTGGAATCTTGA